The DNA region ACATTCCTAGAGCAAAGTACTTTGTAATACTTCTTCCTTTGCCCGAAAGCCGACAAGGACAGCTTTGGCATCTTTTACAAATAACGGACGTTTGAGCAGCATTGCATCGTTCGCAAATGCTTCAATCCACTGCTCATCCGTCCAAGTCTTTTTCTCTTCACCGATTGCCCGGTAGGATTTACCAGACGTGTTACGCATGGGTCGCGCAGTGAGAGCGATGACCCATTCTGCAATCATCTCTTTAGTCGGCGATCGCTCTTTGGTATTAATGAATTCATATTCAACATCATTATTATCGAGCCAGAGCAGTGCTTTTTTACAAGTACCGCAGTTGGGGATGCCATAAATTTGGAGAGCCATAGTTTTTAGAATGGATAAATAATCACCATATTTAAAAATTAATTATCCTTGATTTTCTAGAAGTTCAGGTGCTCCCTTCATAACTACGAGGAAAAAACTAGAAGAAGACAACTGAGGGTGACTATCTCGTAAAATTCAAACATCTTGAATTTTCTAGACGATAAATCAGTGTTCGAAAAAATCCTTCAACGTTTAACTAATGCCTTCCCTGCATGGGTACTAAGTGCAAGTATTCTGGCCATGTTTTTCCCAGAGCTGTTCACTTGGTTTACAGGCCCCTGGATTACCTATGGTCTAGGCATCATCATGCTGGGTATGGGCTTAACGCTCAAGCTAGAAGATTTTAAAGGAGTCTCGAAATATCCCCTCTGGATTGGCACTGGCGTTCTGCTGCAATATACGATTATGCCTTTGTTGGGATGGGCGTTGGGTTATGTCTTTCAGTTACCGACACCACTTGCCGCAGGTTTAGTTTTAGTGGCTTGTTGTCCAGGGGGAACAGCATCAAATGTTATTTCATTTCTTGCTCGTGCAAATGTCGCTTTATCAGTAACAATGACTGCAGTTTCAACCTTGCTAGCTGCCATCATGACTCCAACACTAACAGCTCTACTAGTTGGTTCAAGGTTGGAAGTAAGCGTCTTAGGCTTATTTCTTGGCACCGTGAAAGTCGTGTTATTGCCAGTCGCATTGGGTGTCATTTTAAATCACTATCTCCCCAAAGTAACGAAACAAATTTTGCCCTATTCACCATTAGTAGCAGTGTTAGTCATCACGCTAATTGTGGCGAGTGTCATTGGGGCAAGCCGCGAAAAGCTGATTGAATCTGGATTCCAATTATTGGGGCAGTTTGGTCATTACATCTATTGGGCTTCGGACTAGGCTATGTGATCAGTCATGTACTGTTTAAGAAAAAAATTATTTCTCGTACCATTTCCATTGAAGTAGGGATGCAAAATTCGGGATTGGGTGTGGTCTTGGCTCGTGGAAACTTCGCGAATCCAGCCACGGCTATTCCTAGTGCAATCTCTAGCCTGACCCATTGTCTCATTGGCAGTTTTGTCGCAGCACTATGGCAGCGGGATGCAAAGAAAACTCAGTTAAAAAAATATTCATAATCAACAATAAACAAAGGGCGATCGCCTTTTAATTTGCTAGCAAGATTTATGAAAATCACAAGACATCTTTCTCTACCCTAGAGACGAGGATCCATCTAGCACACTTAGAATTAGATTTATTGATATTTCTAGATAATATTTCAGTTCATAATCACTGCATAAATCACTCTCAAGAAATACGCCATTTTGCTGATGTAGCGACTAAACTCTTATCTATTTGTGTGAGATATTACCAGCTAAAGATACGCCATTTTGCTGAGATTATTAGCTATATAAATTAAGCTTATACAGCAGATTCACGGTAGCTTTTACAGCAAAAAAAAGTTACACTCTTAATCAAGAAAACAAATAAATTATTGTTCTGTTTTTCCGTGGTGTGTTTAGAAAACAACTTTATTTTCAATAGATAGACAAAGCTAAGATTGACAATATATACGCAAAAAATCAGACAGTATGGAAGTATTAATCTCTCTGATTTGTGTTGATTTGGTGATATCTAAAAAAGGGCTTAAACATCCTTCATTATGTGTTTTGAAAATATCAAATTAGCTAGATTGACGGCATATTCAGACTGACCAATATGAGTAATCAGATGTTTGCTGAATCCCAGCTAAAAGTCCAAAGTAAACTACTCACGAAACTTTCCAAAAGTGATTCTTTTTTCGGTGTTCTTCACGCTTTAGTTGAGGCAGTTGAGCAAAGTATTAATGGGGCTTTATGTTCAATTTTACTAGTTAATTACAACCACGATATTTATCACGTCACAGCTCCAAATTTACCGAAGCAATATCAACAATACCTAAAAACTATTTCGCTCAATGATCAGACGACCCCTTATGTTTTGGCGATTTTAAGGCGTCAAGCATTCATCTTTCCTGATACCACAACAACATCTTTGACGCAGGAATACCAAGAGCTAGTACTAAACCATGGCTTAAAAGCAGGTTGGTTTATCCCAATTTACGGTAGTGGAGATAAAGTGCTCGGTGTCGTTGCGATCCATCATCAAGCGAGGCGATCGCCACAAGATCATGACTTAGAAGCCATTACCCAAATCGCCAATATTGGCAGTATGGCGATTGAACGCCAGCAAGTAGAGGAGCAGCGGCGACAAAGCGAACAAATGCTCCTCAGAACCCAAAAAGTTGCCCATGTTGGCCACTGGACCTTTGATTTAGCCAGTCAGACAATTACATGGTCACCCGAAATGTTCCGCATGTATGGTTTAGAACCAACAAAAGGGAGTCCTTCTTTTGCGGAGTTTATGGAGCTCTTGCCAGTCGATGCAGCTCAACGTTTACAACAATGTGTGGAACAAGCCATTGCAGAAGGTAAACCTTACAACATTGAGTACAGTGCCCAACACTCGGATGGCAGTATCAGTTATCACGAATGTCGGGCGGATGTAGAGCTTGATGCCAACGGTCAAGTTCAGAAATTATTTGGTATTGCAATTGATATTACAGAACGGAAAAAATCAGAATTAGCATTACAAAATTTAGTGTCTGGAACAGCAGCAACAGGCGAAGCCTTTTTTCCTGCCCTCGTGCAACATATTGCTGAAGCGCTTCATGTTTCCCATGCCATCATCACAGAAAAAATTGACGATCAACTTACTACACTGGCATTTTTAGCGAATGGGCAGTTGCTGTCTCCTTACACCTATGCATTAGCCCATACCCCTTGTGAACATGTCTTTCAAGAGAATGAATTTTACTGTAGTCACAATGTCCAGCAACGTTTTCCTCGCGATCAAGATCTAGTAGATCTGTCAGTAGAAAGCTACCTTGGCGTTGCCCTTATCAATACCCAAGGCAAAGCCATTGGTCATCTGTATATCATGCATCAGCAGCG from [Leptolyngbya] sp. PCC 7376 includes:
- a CDS encoding Spx/MgsR family RNA polymerase-binding regulatory protein, whose translation is MALQIYGIPNCGTCKKALLWLDNNDVEYEFINTKERSPTKEMIAEWVIALTARPMRNTSGKSYRAIGEEKKTWTDEQWIEAFANDAMLLKRPLFVKDAKAVLVGFRAKEEVLQSTLL
- a CDS encoding bile acid:sodium symporter family protein encodes the protein MFEKILQRLTNAFPAWVLSASILAMFFPELFTWFTGPWITYGLGIIMLGMGLTLKLEDFKGVSKYPLWIGTGVLLQYTIMPLLGWALGYVFQLPTPLAAGLVLVACCPGGTASNVISFLARANVALSVTMTAVSTLLAAIMTPTLTALLVGSRLEVSVLGLFLGTVKVVLLPVALGVILNHYLPKVTKQILPYSPLVAVLVITLIVASVIGASREKLIESGFQLLGQFGHYIYWASD